The genomic region CGGCACGAGGTCGTAACCAATGCCTTTTTCTTCCAGCGTCAACCGAACAGTTCTGACGTAGACGCTATAATCAGCGCCGAAGACAAGAGGCTTTGCCATTGTCTGTTCCCGACAGCGTATTCCGCGAAAGCCCCGATCAAGGCGGCGACTTCGCGCCAGATTTCCGCAGCACCGTGCCCGGTGCATTCTATCGCTACTTGCATGTTTCCTTAAATCGTAGCGGATTTAGGGATAAAACATGCAGGAATTCAAAAGCTACAGCGTCCTTCGCGCGTCTGATAAGACGCGCGGCGCCGTAGGCACGTCAAGCGTCCGACCTTTCAAGAAATCTCTGACGTGAAAAACCTCCGAGCAGGCCCCGCTGACGGGGCCCTTGTCGCTCACAAAGCGATTCAACGACTCCAATCCTTCAGGCGACGGTTCTGGAATCGGATTCACTTTTGTCTCCGGATTGTCTCGATCACACCCGAGATGTCGTCGCTACCGTGACCGTCGGCGACACGGCGGGCGGCGAGCCGCAGCATCGGCTCCATGAAGTCCGGCGCAACGCCCTCTTCACGGCTCGCCCTGACGATGTTGTCGAGGGCAATCTTTTGCATCGCCAGGTTCGAGACAACGTTTTGGTCGTGCCGGCCGCTATCGACCTTGTCCGCCAAGTCCGGCAGCGTGCCGCTCATCGCCTGAAGCCAAGGCAGGAGCAGCGGCAGGAAATCGACCGCCTTGCCGCCGCCGCTCGTCACCAGCGCGCTGGCATGCATGAAGCCGGAGAAGAGGCCATACATTCCTGAAAGCAGGGCGAGATCGTAGAGCGGCGCGAGGCCCGGATCATCGCCGAGATAGTGGCTTGCCGCGAGCGCGTCGAGCGCCGCCTTGTGCCCTTCGAACAATGCCGCCGAGCCGCTATAGAGAATCAGCGCGCCATCATCGCCGATCATCGGCGGGATCGCCATGATGCCACCGTCGAGATAAGCCGCGCCTCTGGCCTGCAGGAACGCGGCGAGGTCCTTCGCCTCGCCCGGCGTGCCATTGGTCAAGTTGACGAGATCGCGGTTGGCAAGAACCGGCTCCGCTTCGGCGAGGATTGCGCGGGCGGCGGGGTAGTCGACGACGCAGAGGATCGTCAGGTCGCTGTTCGCGATTGCTTCGGCGGGGCTCGCGGCCACGGTTGCGCCGGCCGAGGCGAGCGGCTCGCTGCGTGAGGCCGTCCGGTTCCAGACCGTCACCGAGTGACCTTTTCGGATGAGGGTCATGGCAAGGGCCGCACCCATTGCGCCAAGGCCGAGGATGGAAATTCTACTCATGGAGTTCTCCTTTGGCGCGTCTTAAGCGACCGAAAGCTTCTGGCCAAGGCCGCCATCGACGGCGAGCTTTGCGCCGGTGGTGAAGGTGGCCTCGAAGGCGAGGAACAGGACGGCGCGCGCCACTTCGTCGGCGGTGCCATTGCGCTTCATCGGCGTGATCGTGTCGCCGAGAGCCTTGAACTCGGCGCGCTCGGCATCGCTGAGGCCAAGCACGCCCTTGGTCGGCGTATCGATGAAGCCGGGGCTGACTGTGTTGACGCGGATGCCGCGCGGCAAGAGTTCGGCCGCGAGCACGGAGGCGAAGGAGGCGAGCGCTGCCTTGGTGGCGCTGTAGACGCTCATGCCCGGATGCCCGCCTTCGTCGGCAACCGACGAAGTGAAGACGATCGAGCCGCCGTCGCGGATAAGTGGCGCGAGCCGCTGGACGGTGAAGAAGGCACCCTTGGTGTTGACCGCGAACTGGCGATCGTAGGAGGCCTCGGTCACCTGGTCGAATGGCTCGAGCTCCGAAACGCCGGCATTGACGTGGAGAAGGTCGATCGCGCCGAGCTTCTGGCCGACGGCGGCGCCGAGAACCGCGATATCGTTGAGATCGGCGATGTTGGAGCGCAGGGCGTGGACGCGCGTGCCAAATTTCTCCCTCACTTTTGCGAGGTTGTCCTCGTTGTTTCCGGTCAGCAGCACTTCCGCGCCGCCATCGACCAATCGTGCGACCGTCGCCAGTCCCATGCCATGGGTGCCGCCAATCACAACGGCTTTCTTACCTTCGTAGATTATCATGATGTCTTCCTCGTCGGTTCCAATAAAGGATGAGGAAGAGATGCATTTATGGACGAGTTTGTGCTAGATGGCCTGATGTGAACTTATCATCTGCAGATGTGGACGATGGACCGGTAAAATGGCAAACCTTAATGACTTCATGCTCTTCGTCCACGTCGTAGATCACGAGGGCTTCGCATCGGCGGCGCGCGCGCTCAAGCTACCGAAATCGACGCTTAGCAAGCGTGTGGCGGAACTCGAAAAGGCACTTGGCGTTCGGCTCATCAACCGCACGTCGCGCCGTTTTGCAGTGACCGAGACGGGGGAGGATTTCTACCGTCACGCGGCGGCTATGCTCATCGAAGCGGAAGCGGCCGAAAGCGTGGTGAAAGGCAGGCTCGCCGAGCCGAGCGGGGCGGTCAGGATCACCGCCTCCGTTCCGACGGCGCAGCTTTCGCTCGCTCCGCTGTTGCCCGCGTTTGCGCTCGCGTATCCGAAGGTTCGCGTCATTCTGCATACCACCGACCGCTTCGTCGATATCGTCCAGGAAGGATTCGACCTGGCGGTCCGCGATCATTTCGCGCCGCTGCCGGACTCTGCTCTCGTGCAGCGCCGGGTCGGCTCACAGGCGATCTGGTTCGTCGCCGCGCCGGCCTATCTGGCGGCGCGGGGCGAGCCGAAGCATCCGGACGACCTCGATGGCCACGACGGTCTGCTGACTTCGCTTGCATCCGAGGGCTGGACGGCAACGGATGCAACGGGGGCGCAGGCGGCCGCCAGGCCGCAGCCACGTTTCGTTGCGGATGAATCCCGTGTGCTGCGCGAGGCGGCCCTTGCCGGACTCGGGATCACCGCACTCCCGGGTAAACTTTGCGCGGCCGAAATCGCCGATGGCACGCTCGTCCGTATTCTACCGGAGTGGATCGCAGGGACGGTGACGACGACGATCCTGATGCCGCACCGGCGCGGGCAGTTGCCGTCCGTGCGCGCCGCCGTCGATTTCATCGCGGAGCGCCTCGGCGAAGCCTGACGGGCAGACCGGTACCCCGAAAGCAAAAGGCCCGCAGCGAGCGGGCCTTTGTGAAAGCGGTGGTATTCTCAGCGTTCGGCGAGCGCCGGTTCACCCTTCTTCTCGCGCACGAGATTGAGGAAGCGGCGGAAGAGATAGTGGCTGTCCTGCGGGCCTGGCGAGGCTTCCGGATGGTGCTGGACCGAGAAGACCGGCTTGCCGTTGACGCGCAGGCCGCAGTTGGTGCCGTCGAAGAGCGAAATGTGAGTCTCCTCGATGCCTTCCGGCAACGACTTCGAATCGACCGCGAAGCCGTGGTTCATCGAGACGATCTCGACCTTACCGGTGGTGTGATCCTTGACCGGATGGTTGGCGCCGTGGTGCCCCTGGTGCATCTTCTCGGTCTTGGCGCCGAGCGCCAGCGCCAGCATCTGGTGGCCGAGGCAGATGCCGAAGACCGGAATGTCGGTCTTCAGGAGGTCCTGGATCACCGGAACAGCGTATTCGCCGGTTGCGGCCGGGTCGCCCGGGCCGTTGGAGAGAAAGATGCCGTCCGGTTGCAGTGCCAGAACCTCTTCTGCGCTGGTCTGTGCGGGGACGACCGTCACCCGGCAGTTGAGACCGGCGAAGAGCCGCAAGATGTTGCGCTTGACGCCATAGTCGAGGGCCACGACGTGATAGGCGGCGTCGGTTTCGCCGAGCGTCGAGTAGCCCTCGTTCCACACCCAGGGCTTTTCGTTCCAGCGGGACGACTGGCCGGAGGTTGCGACCTTGGCGAGGTCGAGGCCTTCAAGACCGCTCCAGGCTTTGGCCTCGGCCTTCAGCTGATCGATGTCGAAGACGCCGGCGGGGTCGTGGGCAATGACAGCGTTCGGCATGCCGTTTTCGCGGATCCAGGCGGTCAGCGCGCGCGTGTCGATGCCGCAAAGGCCGATGATGCCGCGCGCCTTCAGCCAGGTGTCGAGGTGCTTGGCGGCGCGGTAGTTGGAGGGTTCGCTGATGTCGGCCTTGAAGATGACGCCGACTGCGCCGTGGCGGGCGGCCGGCGTCAGGTCCTCGATATCCTCGTCATTGGTGCCGATGTTGCCGATATGCGGGAACGTGAAGGTGACGATCTGGCCGAGATAGGAGGGGTCTGTCAGGATCTCCTGGTATCCGGTCAGCGCCGTGTTGAAGCAGACCTCGGCTTGAACCTTGCCGGTCGCGCCGATGCCCTTGCCTTCGATCACCGTGCCGTCGGCCAGAACGAGAAGGGCGGTGGGTTTCTGGGTTGTCCATGCGGGTGTCGCGGTCATCGTTCCTATCCCGTTGCGGCGGAAAGCGCGGCTTGAAAGCCGGTAGGTTCATCGCCATTTCAAGTGCATGCGGCATGGCGCGCGGGAACCCCGCGAGAAAAGGTTTCATGCCGATGTCGTGCAGGTGCCGGAAAATAGCCAAAGGCTTCGATCGGGTCAACCGGCCGCCGTAAATTGTGAGGAAATAAAGTTCCTTATAATTCAAATGGTTGCGTAATCCGTTTGATTGCACCTGCCGCACTGGTTTAAGACGACGACAACAACGACGTAATCGAACCGGTTCCGGGCACAAGCACCGCGGGCCGGTTTCGACATGGAGTAAAGACATGCGCGACCAACTCGCGGACGCATTGAAAGAAGCACTCAAAGCCAAGGACACGCGGCGCACATCGACCGTCCGGCTGATCCAGGCGGCGATCAAGGACCGTGACATTGCCAATCGCGGCCAGGGCAAGGACCCGGTCGGCGATGACGAGATCATGCAGATCCTCGCCAAGATGATCAAACAGCGCGAAGAATCCGCCCGCATTTACGACGAGGGCGGCCGCCCCGAGCTCGCCGAGCAGGAACGCCAGGAAATTGCCGTCATCAACCAGTTCCTGCCGGAACAGCTTTCCGAGGACAAGGTGAAGCAGGCCTGCGCCGCCA from Sinorhizobium garamanticum harbors:
- a CDS encoding NAD(P)-dependent oxidoreductase, which translates into the protein MSRISILGLGAMGAALAMTLIRKGHSVTVWNRTASRSEPLASAGATVAASPAEAIANSDLTILCVVDYPAARAILAEAEPVLANRDLVNLTNGTPGEAKDLAAFLQARGAAYLDGGIMAIPPMIGDDGALILYSGSAALFEGHKAALDALAASHYLGDDPGLAPLYDLALLSGMYGLFSGFMHASALVTSGGGKAVDFLPLLLPWLQAMSGTLPDLADKVDSGRHDQNVVSNLAMQKIALDNIVRASREEGVAPDFMEPMLRLAARRVADGHGSDDISGVIETIRRQK
- a CDS encoding SDR family oxidoreductase, encoding MIIYEGKKAVVIGGTHGMGLATVARLVDGGAEVLLTGNNEDNLAKVREKFGTRVHALRSNIADLNDIAVLGAAVGQKLGAIDLLHVNAGVSELEPFDQVTEASYDRQFAVNTKGAFFTVQRLAPLIRDGGSIVFTSSVADEGGHPGMSVYSATKAALASFASVLAAELLPRGIRVNTVSPGFIDTPTKGVLGLSDAERAEFKALGDTITPMKRNGTADEVARAVLFLAFEATFTTGAKLAVDGGLGQKLSVA
- a CDS encoding LysR substrate-binding domain-containing protein: MANLNDFMLFVHVVDHEGFASAARALKLPKSTLSKRVAELEKALGVRLINRTSRRFAVTETGEDFYRHAAAMLIEAEAAESVVKGRLAEPSGAVRITASVPTAQLSLAPLLPAFALAYPKVRVILHTTDRFVDIVQEGFDLAVRDHFAPLPDSALVQRRVGSQAIWFVAAPAYLAARGEPKHPDDLDGHDGLLTSLASEGWTATDATGAQAAARPQPRFVADESRVLREAALAGLGITALPGKLCAAEIADGTLVRILPEWIAGTVTTTILMPHRRGQLPSVRAAVDFIAERLGEA
- the carA gene encoding glutamine-hydrolyzing carbamoyl-phosphate synthase small subunit; this encodes MTATPAWTTQKPTALLVLADGTVIEGKGIGATGKVQAEVCFNTALTGYQEILTDPSYLGQIVTFTFPHIGNIGTNDEDIEDLTPAARHGAVGVIFKADISEPSNYRAAKHLDTWLKARGIIGLCGIDTRALTAWIRENGMPNAVIAHDPAGVFDIDQLKAEAKAWSGLEGLDLAKVATSGQSSRWNEKPWVWNEGYSTLGETDAAYHVVALDYGVKRNILRLFAGLNCRVTVVPAQTSAEEVLALQPDGIFLSNGPGDPAATGEYAVPVIQDLLKTDIPVFGICLGHQMLALALGAKTEKMHQGHHGANHPVKDHTTGKVEIVSMNHGFAVDSKSLPEGIEETHISLFDGTNCGLRVNGKPVFSVQHHPEASPGPQDSHYLFRRFLNLVREKKGEPALAER
- a CDS encoding GatB/YqeY domain-containing protein, whose amino-acid sequence is MRDQLADALKEALKAKDTRRTSTVRLIQAAIKDRDIANRGQGKDPVGDDEIMQILAKMIKQREESARIYDEGGRPELAEQERQEIAVINQFLPEQLSEDKVKQACAAIVQETGAHGLRDMGKCMNALKERYPGQMDFAKASGLVKELLK